One segment of Gammaproteobacteria bacterium DNA contains the following:
- a CDS encoding bile acid:sodium symporter family protein — translation MKILQSISNQLAPLTAAGAVIAFIYPPSFLIFKDVFLWMFAATMFSLGMVLELDDLKTTVKEPGKISLGLLAQYTIMPALGFAAAWFSQLEPQVAIGLIIVACAPGAMASNVVVYLAGGALAYSIALTTVATMLSPILTPALVQWLGGAFLPIEFWPMMKTILLTVLLPLLTGISLKHVLGDKAQPVVNAAPAIAVLAIVVICSYAVAANQTRLVELGPTLLITVIIVNAWGYIVGWQLARLFRFNRRHKIALSIEIGMQNAGLGVALALKHFEPETALPGAIFAVWCIITAAGMTAFLRRGKMKREFAAFD, via the coding sequence TTGAAAATACTACAGAGCATTAGCAATCAGCTGGCACCGCTTACTGCAGCAGGCGCAGTCATCGCCTTTATCTATCCCCCCAGTTTTTTGATCTTTAAAGATGTATTTCTGTGGATGTTTGCCGCGACGATGTTTTCTCTAGGCATGGTCCTGGAGCTGGACGACCTCAAGACTACGGTAAAAGAACCGGGGAAAATTTCGCTTGGACTTCTTGCACAATACACCATCATGCCGGCTCTCGGATTTGCAGCAGCCTGGTTCAGCCAGCTTGAACCTCAAGTCGCGATAGGTCTGATTATTGTTGCCTGTGCGCCGGGCGCTATGGCCAGCAATGTTGTGGTGTATCTTGCCGGTGGCGCGCTCGCATATTCAATCGCCTTGACTACGGTTGCAACCATGTTGTCTCCGATACTCACACCGGCTTTAGTGCAATGGCTCGGCGGCGCATTTTTGCCGATTGAGTTCTGGCCGATGATGAAAACCATATTGCTTACTGTATTGCTACCCTTACTCACCGGTATCAGTTTGAAACATGTTCTGGGCGATAAGGCACAACCAGTGGTCAATGCAGCGCCAGCTATTGCGGTTCTTGCTATTGTTGTCATTTGCAGCTACGCCGTTGCCGCAAATCAAACTCGCCTGGTAGAACTTGGCCCTACTTTGTTAATTACCGTCATTATTGTTAATGCCTGGGGCTATATAGTCGGTTGGCAATTGGCTCGCTTATTTCGCTTCAATCGTCGACACAAGATCGCCTTGTCGATAGAAATTGGAATGCAGAATGCCGGGCTAGGAGTTGCACTGGCGTTAAAGCATTTCGAACCGGAAACCGCTTTACCGGGGGCAATATTCGCCGTGTGGTGCATCATCACTGCAGCGGGGATGACGGCCTTTCTTCGACGGGGAAAAATGAAACGCGAATTTGCCGCGTTTGATTAA